A region from the Chelmon rostratus isolate fCheRos1 chromosome 6, fCheRos1.pri, whole genome shotgun sequence genome encodes:
- the slc10a3 gene encoding P3 protein: MRTLFTFCCLFLITHGAHRAWATGNLTVDSSNDTNLTADSSSRYIRIGDGSSQEFEFPENTNGVIVISSQYRSAASRKGRQSWKQTVRVRSLDPDVLSILNVTDSGHAGPAKSYIISIRSGFPGRAQLQIQLLDLDQDSVPVLIEERTDYSIRVAPGSDDPAARLVQSGGLSHFSENPVLFALLPLIFVNKCAFGCKVEVEVLRGLLRSPVPLLLGVLGQFLVMPLYAYCVSQLASLPKPLSLGLVITCSAPGGGGGYLYSLLLGGDVTLAISMTLVSTVVATAAMPLSSALYGRLLGVHAALHVPFVKILGTLLFIAIPISLGMLVKLRLPALTRVLLALIRPFSFVLIVGGIFMAYQMGAFILANVRPQIVAVGVTVPLLGLMVGAILAKLVGLAPPQRKTVSIEVGVQNSLLALAVMQLSFRRAEADFASQAPFIVALSSTSEMLLIVLGYFAQRRLCGSAITRSDA; this comes from the coding sequence ATGAGGACGCTATTCACATTCTGTTGTCTCTTCCTTATTACCCACGGAGCGCACCGGGCGTGGGCCACCGGAAACCTGACAGTCGACAGCAGCAACGACACCAACCTGACGgccgacagcagcagcaggtataTCAGAATCGGAGACGGCTCATCGCAGGAATTTGAGTTTCCTGAAAACACCAACGGCGTGATTGTAATTTCCAGCCAGTACCGGAGCGCCGCCAGCAGGAAGGGCCGCCAGAGCTGGAAGCAGACGGTGAGAGTCCGCTCCCTGGACCCGGACGTCCTCTCCATCCTTAATGTAACGGACAGCGGCCACGCAGGACCAGCCAAGAGCTACATTATCAGCATCCGCTCCGGGTTCCCAGGCAGGGCTCAGCTGCAGATCCAGCTGCTGGACCTGGACCAGGATTCGGTTCCGGTTCTGATCGAGGAGAGAACGGATTACTCCATCAGAGTGGCGCCAGGTAGTGATGACCCGGCCGCCCGGCTCGTCCAGTCGGGTGGCCTGTCCCATTTTTCTGAGAACCCTGTGCTGTTTGCCTTGCTGCCCCTCATCTTCGTCAACAAGTGTGCCTTCGGGTgcaaggtggaggtggaggtgctgcGGGGTCTGCTGAGGAGCCCCGTGCCACTGCTCTTAGGGGTTCTGGGTCAGTTCCTGGTGATGCCATTGTATGCCTACTGTGTATCCCAGCTGGCCTCGCTGCCCAAACCGCTCTCCCTGGGCCTGGTCATCACCTGCTCTGCCCCAGGTGGTGGGGGCGGCTACCTGTACAGCCTGCTGCTCGGCGGAGACGTCACCCTGGCTATCTCCATGACCTTGGTCTCCACCGTGGTGGCAACAGCAGCCATGCCTTTATCATCAGCCCTGTATGGTCGGCTGCTGGGTGTGCATGCTGCCCTGCACGTGCCATTTGTGAAGATCCTTGGCACCCTCCTGTTCATTGCCATCCCCATCTCGCTGGGCATGCTGGTCAAGCTGCGCCTGCCCGCCCTCACACGCGTCCTGCTGGCACTCATAAGACCGTTCAGCTTTGTGCTCATCGTGGGTGGCATCTTCATGGCCTACCAAATGGGTGCATTCATCCTGGCTAACGTCAGGCCACAGATTGTGGCAGTTGGGGTGACGGTGCCTTTGCTGGGGCTGATGGTTGGAGCCATCCTGGCCAAGCTGGTGGGCCTGGCCCCACCGCAGAGGAAGACGGTCAGCATTGAGGTAGGCGTCCAGAACAGTCTTCTTGCACTCGCTGTCATGCAGCTGTCCTTCCGCCGGGCAGAGGCCGACTTTGCGTCCCAGGCGCCCTTCATCGTGGCCCTCAGCAGCACCTCGGAGATGCTGCTCATCGTTCTGGGGTACTTTGCCCAGCGGAGGTTGTGTGGGTCTGCCATCACCAGGAGTGACGCCTGA
- the chmp1a gene encoding charged multivesicular body protein 1a — protein MDDTLFQLKFTSKQLERLAKKAEKESEKEQAKVKKALQQKNVECARVYAENAIRKKNEGLNWLRMASRIDAVASKVQTAVTMKTVTKNMGQVTKALDKALNSMDLQKVSAVMDKFESQVQNLDVHTSVMEDSMSSAMTLTTPQEQVDDLIHQIAEESGLEVMDQLNQLPAGATSVGAESSRSQDKEDQLSRRLAALRN, from the exons ATGGATG ACACTCTCTTCCAGCTAAAG TTCACTTCCAAGCAGCTTGAGAGACTGGCcaagaaagcagagaaggagTCTGAAAAGGAGCAGGCCAAGGTCAAGAAG GCtttgcaacagaaaaatgtggaaTGTGCCAGAGTTTATGCAGAGAATGCTATccggaaaaaaaatgaaggtcTTAATTGGCTGCGCATGGCGTCTCGAATCGATGCAGTGGCCTCTAAAGTCCAGACTGCTGTCACCATGAAGACA gtgACCAAAAACATGGGCCAGGTGACCAAGGCCCTGGACAAAGCTCTGAACTCCATGGATCTCCAGAAGGTCTCTGCAGTCATGGATAAGTTTGAAAGCCAAGTCCAGAACCTCGATGTCCACACCTCA GTGATGGAGGACTCCATGAGCTCGGCAATGACGCTGACCACGCCTCAGGAGCAGGTGGATGACCTGATCCACCAAATAGCAGAGGAGAGCGGCCTGGAGGTGATGGACCAGCTAAACCAGCTGCCTGCAGGAGCCACATCAGTGGGCGCAGAGAGCTCACGGAGCCAGGACAAGGAGGACCAACTGTCTCGACG GTTGGCTGCTCTGCGGAACTGA
- the LOC121607666 gene encoding charged multivesicular body protein 4b-like, with protein MSLVGKWFSEGEEACYQEMEKLPDRVELLMSKKEFMEKKIEQELLVVKKNSRINRPVAVQALRRKKWYEKHLKYIDRAVEALRSAHEHIDVVNKLSDLIKDIAEEQEGTQDTPDSLHTSVCFGVEYDEDELLAELERLEKNLVESLFESDKVEERLSCPKLSPTASPSHPAKTEEDEIEDELEYLRRWVNELS; from the exons ATGTCTTTGGTCGGTAAGTGGTTtagtgaaggagaggaggcctGCTATCAGGAGATGGAGAAACTTCCAGACAGGGTGGAATTGCTGATGAGCAAGAAAGAatttatggagaaaaaaatTGAGCAGGAACTTCTGGTTgtcaagaaaaacagcagaataaacagaCCAG TGGCTGTGCAGGCGCTGAGAAGAAAGAAGTGGTACGAGAAACATCTCAAGTACATTGACCGTGCTGTTGAGGCCCTGAGGTCCGCTCATGAACACAT AGATGTTGTGAACAAGTTGAGTGACCTGATCAAGGACAttgcagaggagcaggaagggaCTCAAGACACGCCAGACAGCCTCCACACATCTGTGTGCTTTGGAGTGGAATATGATGAG gatgagctgttggcagagctggagaggctggaGAAGAATCTGGTTGAGAGTCTCTTTGAGTCGGACAAAGTGGAGGAGAGACTCTCTTGTCCCAAATTGTCACCCACTGCATCACCCTCCCACCCTG CCAAGACGGAGGAAGACGAGATTGAGGATGAGTTAGAGTATCTGCGGCGCTGGGTGAACGAACTCTCATAA
- the cdk10 gene encoding cyclin-dependent kinase 10 — MDAVAEDEPDPIKLKSVKNNKTFTVPQNDRFGSCRSVREFEKLNRIGEGTYGIVYRARDTKSEEIVALKKVRMDKEKDGIPISSLREITLLLRLRHPNIVELKEVVVGSQLESLFLVMSYCEQDLSSLLENMQTPFSEAQVKCIILQLLRGLEYLHHNFIIHRDLKVSNLLMTDKGCVKIADFGLARMYGIPQQPMTPRVVTLWYRAPELLLGTKSQTTALDMWAVGCILAELLAHKPLLPGTSEIQQVDLIVQLLGTPNENIWPGFSQLPLISQYSLRKQPYNNLKNKFTWLSDAGHRLLNLLFMYNPQRRATAKDCLESSYFKEKPLPCEPELMPTFPHHRNKRAAPPAESHSKRSKV; from the exons ATGGACGCCGTGGCAGAGGACGAACCGGACCCTATAAAGCTCAAGTCCGTcaagaacaataaaacattCACAGTGCCTCAGAATGATAGG TTTGGGAGCTGCAGAAGCGTCAGAGAGTTTGAGAAACTCAACCGCATTGGAGAAGGAACTTACGGCATTGTGT ACCGAGCCCGAGACACCAAGTCAGAAGAGATTGTAGCACTGAAGAAGGTCCGGATGGACAAAGAGAAAGATG ggATCCCCATCAGCAGCCTCAGAGAGATCAccctgctgctgaggctgaggcATCCCAACATAGTGGAGCTGAAAGAAGTGGTCGTTGGCAGCCAGCTGGAGAg tctGTTTCTGGTAATGAGTTACTGCGAGCAGGACTTGTCCAGTCTGCtggaaaacatgcagacacCGTTCTCTGAGGCGCAG GTAAAGTGTATAATTCTTCAGCTGTTAAGGGGCCTGGAGTATCTCCACCACAACTTCATTATACACAG GGACCTGAAGGTGTCCAATCTGCTGATGACAGACAAAGGCTGCGTTAAGATCG ctgatttTGGGTTGGCCAGGATGTACGGCATCCCCCAGCAGCCCATGACGCCCAGAGTGGTGACACtgtg GTACAGAGCTCCAGAGCTCCTCCTAGGGACCAAGTCTCAGACTACAGCCCTGGACATGTG GGCTGTAGGCTGCATCCTGGCTGAGCTGCTGGCTCACAAACCTCTGCTGCCTGGAACCTCTGAGATCCAGCAGGTGGACCTGATAGTTCAGCTGCTGGGAACACCCAATGAAAACATCTGGCCG ggTTTCTCTCAGCTGCCCCTCATCAGTCAGTACAGTCTGAGGAAGCAGCCGTACAACAACCTGAAGAATAAATTCACCTGGCTGTCTGATGCTGGACACAGACTGCTCAACCTGCTCTTCATGTACAACCCACAgcgcag AGCTACTGCCAAAGATTGTTTGGAGAGTTCCTACTTCAAAGAGAAACCTCTAC CCTGTGAACCAGAGCTGATGCCAACCTTCCCCCACCATCGCAACAAGCGGGCCGCTCCTCCGGCAGAGAGCCACTCGAAACGGAGCAAAGTGTGA